A region from the Rufibacter sp. DG15C genome encodes:
- the atpG gene encoding ATP synthase F1 subunit gamma, translating to MASLKEVRNRIVSIGSTQQITKAMKMVAAAKLRRAQDNIIRMRPYAQRLNSILSNVSTVNAESDTNIYSQKRDVQRVLIIVVTSDRGLCGAFNSNVMKAANLLIKERYSAQEAAGNVEIMAIGKKGHEFFTKRNYTLAGDYTTVFNNLSFERVRVAAEQAMEGFILGQYDRIDLVYNEFKNVATQIVRTEQFLPIPEKTEEETANNANSDYIFEPSKEEIVEQLIPKSLKIQIYKAVLESNASEHGARMTAMDKATENAGELLKQLKLTYNRTRQAAITTEILEIVGGAEALAASR from the coding sequence ATGGCTAGTTTAAAAGAAGTACGCAATAGAATTGTTTCCATTGGGTCTACGCAACAGATCACCAAAGCCATGAAAATGGTGGCGGCGGCCAAGTTGAGAAGAGCACAGGACAACATTATCCGTATGCGTCCCTATGCACAACGCTTGAACAGTATTTTGTCTAACGTCTCTACGGTAAATGCAGAGTCAGACACTAATATCTATTCGCAGAAGCGTGATGTGCAGCGGGTATTGATCATTGTGGTGACCTCTGACCGCGGTTTGTGCGGGGCTTTCAACTCTAACGTGATGAAAGCGGCTAACCTTTTGATTAAAGAAAGATACAGCGCACAAGAAGCCGCCGGCAACGTAGAGATTATGGCTATTGGTAAAAAAGGACATGAGTTCTTTACCAAGCGTAACTACACGCTAGCCGGTGACTATACTACGGTCTTCAACAACCTGTCCTTTGAGCGCGTACGCGTTGCCGCAGAGCAGGCCATGGAAGGCTTCATCTTGGGTCAGTATGACCGCATTGATCTTGTGTACAACGAGTTCAAGAACGTGGCTACCCAGATTGTGCGCACAGAGCAATTCTTGCCAATCCCTGAGAAGACTGAAGAAGAGACGGCCAACAACGCCAACTCTGACTATATCTTTGAGCCTTCAAAAGAAGAGATTGTGGAGCAGTTGATTCCTAAGTCTTTGAAGATTCAAATCTACAAAGCGGTGTTGGAGTCTAACGCTTCTGAGCACGGTGCTCGTATGACCGCCATGGACAAAGCCACTGAGAACGCCGGTGAGCTCTTGAAGCAATTGAAACTGACCTACAACCGAACGCGTCAAGCGGCCATTACCACAGAAATCCTAGAGATTGTGGGTGGTGCAGAGGCGCTCGCGGCCAGCAGATAA
- the atpA gene encoding F0F1 ATP synthase subunit alpha, whose protein sequence is MAEVRPDEVSAILREQLSNFRTEAELEEVGTVLQVGDGVARIYGLSKAQSGELLEFENGLQALVLNLEEDNVGAVLLGDYSNVKEGDTVKKTNKIASVRVGDGMVGRVVNTLGQPIDGKGPLVGELYEMPIERKAPGVIYRQPVNEPMQTGIKAIDSMIPIGRGQRELIIGDRQTGKTAVAIDTIINQGEFFDRGEPVFCIYVAVGQKASTVAQIVNALQAGGAMRYTVVVAAPAADPAPMQFYAPFTGAAIGEFFRDTGRPALVVYDDLSKQAVAYREVSLLLRRPPGREAYPGDVFYLHSRLLERAAKINASDSIAQDMNDLPESIKHLVKGGGSLTALPIIETQAGDVSAYIPTNVISITDGQIFLETNLFNSGIRPAINVGISVSRVGGNAQIKSMKKVAGTLKLDQAQFRELEAFAKFGSDLDAATKLTIERGRRNLEVLKQPQFSPVSVEDQVAMIYCCTNGLIDDVPVNEVRAFEKEFLMTMNAQHRPVLDALKAGKIDDNVTNELKQVARDITARYRKN, encoded by the coding sequence ATGGCAGAAGTTAGACCTGATGAAGTATCAGCGATATTAAGAGAACAACTGTCAAACTTCAGAACAGAGGCTGAACTAGAAGAAGTTGGTACTGTTTTGCAAGTTGGTGACGGTGTTGCTCGTATCTACGGCTTATCCAAGGCACAATCTGGTGAGTTGTTAGAATTCGAAAACGGTCTGCAGGCCCTTGTTCTTAACTTAGAGGAAGACAATGTGGGTGCGGTATTGTTGGGTGACTACAGCAACGTTAAAGAAGGCGATACTGTAAAGAAAACAAATAAAATTGCCTCCGTTCGCGTAGGTGATGGCATGGTAGGTCGTGTAGTGAACACCTTGGGTCAGCCAATTGATGGTAAAGGTCCTTTGGTGGGTGAGCTATATGAGATGCCGATTGAAAGAAAAGCACCAGGTGTAATCTACCGCCAGCCGGTAAATGAGCCTATGCAAACCGGTATCAAAGCCATTGACTCTATGATTCCGATTGGCCGTGGCCAGCGTGAGTTGATCATTGGTGACCGTCAGACAGGTAAGACTGCCGTGGCCATTGATACCATCATCAACCAGGGTGAGTTCTTTGACAGAGGTGAGCCTGTATTCTGTATCTATGTAGCGGTTGGCCAGAAGGCTTCTACGGTTGCACAGATTGTGAACGCTCTACAAGCCGGTGGCGCCATGCGTTACACGGTAGTAGTTGCCGCCCCTGCCGCTGACCCTGCTCCAATGCAATTCTACGCGCCGTTTACAGGTGCTGCTATTGGTGAGTTCTTCCGTGATACCGGTCGTCCTGCACTAGTAGTTTATGATGACTTGTCTAAGCAAGCTGTAGCTTACCGCGAGGTGTCTCTATTGCTTCGTCGTCCTCCAGGACGTGAGGCCTATCCAGGTGACGTATTCTACCTTCACTCTCGTTTGTTAGAGCGTGCGGCTAAAATCAACGCTTCTGATTCTATTGCGCAAGACATGAACGACTTGCCAGAGTCTATCAAGCACTTGGTGAAAGGTGGCGGATCCTTGACCGCTCTTCCAATCATTGAGACGCAGGCTGGTGACGTTTCTGCGTATATCCCAACTAATGTGATCTCTATCACAGACGGTCAGATCTTCTTGGAGACCAACTTGTTCAACTCTGGTATCCGTCCGGCTATTAACGTAGGTATCTCGGTATCACGTGTAGGTGGTAACGCCCAGATCAAGTCAATGAAGAAAGTGGCTGGTACCTTGAAACTAGACCAGGCGCAGTTCCGTGAATTGGAAGCCTTCGCTAAGTTTGGTTCTGACCTGGATGCCGCTACTAAGTTGACCATTGAGCGTGGCCGTAGAAACTTAGAAGTATTGAAGCAACCACAGTTCTCTCCAGTATCTGTAGAAGACCAGGTAGCTATGATTTACTGCTGTACCAACGGTCTGATTGATGATGTGCCAGTAAACGAAGTTCGTGCCTTTGAGAAAGAATTCTTGATGACCATGAACGCACAGCACCGTCCGGTATTGGATGCCTTGAAAGCTGGTAAGATTGATGACAACGTGACCAACGAGCTGAAGCAAGTGGCCCGTGACATCACTGCCAGATATCGTAAAAATTAA
- a CDS encoding AtpZ/AtpI family protein encodes MEPENKPTEKPRQESQAAKPYLKYSGLAFQMIGIMVLAALGGRKLDAHFGNDTPWWTLGLLLVAIAASMYLVIVSLTKKD; translated from the coding sequence ATGGAGCCAGAGAATAAACCAACCGAGAAGCCACGGCAAGAATCACAGGCAGCCAAGCCGTACCTGAAGTATTCTGGGCTGGCGTTTCAGATGATAGGCATCATGGTGCTGGCCGCCTTAGGCGGACGCAAGCTGGATGCGCATTTTGGCAATGACACGCCGTGGTGGACCTTGGGTCTGCTGTTGGTGGCCATTGCCGCGTCCATGTACCTGGTCATTGTCTCCCTGACTAAAAAAGATTAA
- a CDS encoding F0F1 ATP synthase subunit B, whose amino-acid sequence MNPLVTPNLGLLIWQAITFLIVMFLLSKFAWKPIMAALREREQSIDSALQMAEKAKLEMQSLKADNERLLNEARVERERILKEATETANSLIEGARSKATEEGQRMIENAREAIGHEKQAALTEVKNLAATLSINIAEKLLNRELQDEQAQRALVQSYLQDANLS is encoded by the coding sequence ATGAATCCATTAGTAACTCCAAATCTAGGGCTACTTATCTGGCAAGCAATCACCTTCCTGATTGTGATGTTTTTATTGTCTAAGTTTGCCTGGAAGCCTATCATGGCCGCCTTGCGCGAACGTGAACAATCTATTGACAGCGCCTTGCAGATGGCTGAGAAAGCCAAACTGGAGATGCAGTCTTTGAAAGCAGACAACGAGCGTCTTTTAAACGAAGCCCGCGTAGAGCGTGAGCGCATCTTGAAAGAAGCCACAGAAACGGCTAACTCTCTAATAGAAGGAGCTCGTTCTAAAGCCACTGAAGAAGGACAGCGCATGATTGAGAACGCCCGTGAGGCGATTGGTCATGAGAAGCAAGCAGCCCTGACCGAGGTGAAAAACCTGGCGGCTACCTTGTCTATCAACATCGCTGAGAAGCTGTTGAACCGCGAGTTGCAAGACGAGCAGGCGCAACGTGCGCTGGTGCAAAGCTACCTACAGGACGCCAACTTAAGCTAA
- a CDS encoding tetratricopeptide repeat protein, which translates to MSRAFRNLNARFNGYFLAREKMLEIENKLAAANVNDYNRILDVLPPIDTTVLRTLQPDLDEVIKRASFPIARHPKSKWIDDCYVLIGKARYYQGEEAEAIKTFRYVQSTSKDPNAKHAALVWLMRTYLRAKDYDNASSISELFRNERMNEDNGRELLLTRAQLASEQNNLPDMIANLENALPFVEQRDEESRVRFILGQAYQATNQDAKAYEQFSQILKKRPPYELGFYSKLNQAQVTELKDATDQDKVEGFLNNLAEDEKNREYLDKIYYDLARLELKQKQYPASLEYLGKSTKAATSNRTQKAYSYLLAGQIHYEHLQQYKLAQAYYDSTLQLLPQNTLGYEELADRRTVLTAFTQQLEIIRTEDSLQALAQLPAAERTLRIAQQLEKEQQALTAAESAPAAARTSAGTSGPPPAGGFGAAGGTWYFDNPVAMAGARNDFLRVWGERPLQDNWRRTTALSMSGGQPADATVRPAVDSTALATANAQKQEAYLQAIPVTVEQRQASDKKVEEALFTLANIYQQRLREPEQATKTFQQLLQRFPNSVHASEAYYGLYLIAQAQKQPEQAAQFAKALKDRFPNSKYSRLIDQPDFLNQFTAENAAAHALYDSAYQLYDEEKYALASAVLGEISQKYPGNDIPDQVTFLQALITGRTQSPAAFKSALEAFQQQYPDSPLQPRAKDLLSLHQRLESGELNKKPDPVPVAPPVVEAPSYKVNIAAPHAFVVSYPNDSLAAQKMMAAFQQYNTRYHAKKNLTIQVIPLTDSTRLLVVQPFADYKTTDQFSRLQKARNSPLVTVKGPKFATFVISAENLLLLQQLKDLPAYLAFFEKNYQ; encoded by the coding sequence ATGAGCCGTGCCTTCCGCAACCTGAACGCCCGGTTCAACGGCTACTTTCTGGCCAGGGAGAAGATGCTGGAGATTGAGAACAAGCTGGCTGCCGCCAACGTCAACGATTACAACCGCATCCTGGACGTGCTGCCGCCCATAGACACCACGGTACTCAGAACGCTTCAGCCAGACCTGGACGAAGTCATCAAACGCGCCTCCTTCCCCATTGCCCGCCATCCCAAATCCAAGTGGATAGATGACTGCTACGTCTTGATAGGGAAAGCCCGTTATTACCAAGGTGAGGAAGCCGAGGCCATCAAGACCTTCAGGTACGTGCAGTCCACCAGCAAGGACCCCAATGCCAAGCACGCCGCGCTGGTCTGGCTTATGCGCACATATTTGAGGGCCAAAGACTATGACAACGCCTCCTCCATCTCAGAGCTGTTCAGAAATGAGCGCATGAACGAGGACAACGGCCGCGAGTTACTCTTGACCAGAGCCCAGCTGGCCAGCGAGCAGAACAACCTGCCAGACATGATCGCCAACCTGGAGAACGCCTTACCATTTGTAGAGCAGCGCGATGAGGAGTCAAGGGTACGGTTCATCTTGGGGCAAGCCTATCAAGCTACCAACCAAGATGCCAAAGCCTATGAGCAGTTCTCTCAAATCCTCAAGAAAAGGCCGCCCTATGAACTGGGCTTCTACTCCAAGCTGAACCAGGCGCAGGTCACTGAACTAAAGGACGCCACCGACCAGGACAAAGTAGAAGGCTTCCTGAACAACCTGGCCGAGGATGAGAAGAACCGCGAGTACCTGGATAAGATCTACTATGACCTAGCCCGTCTGGAGCTGAAGCAAAAGCAGTACCCGGCGTCTTTGGAGTACCTAGGCAAGTCCACCAAAGCCGCCACCTCTAACCGCACCCAGAAGGCCTACTCCTATCTATTAGCGGGACAGATTCATTACGAGCACCTGCAACAGTACAAGCTGGCCCAAGCCTACTATGACAGCACCTTGCAGTTGCTGCCGCAGAACACCCTGGGCTACGAAGAGCTGGCCGACAGACGTACGGTCCTCACCGCCTTTACGCAGCAACTGGAGATCATCAGGACCGAGGACAGCTTGCAAGCCTTAGCCCAATTGCCTGCTGCCGAACGCACCCTGCGCATTGCCCAGCAGCTTGAAAAAGAACAGCAGGCCTTGACTGCCGCCGAATCTGCGCCAGCCGCTGCCAGAACTAGCGCGGGGACGTCCGGCCCACCACCAGCCGGAGGATTTGGCGCCGCGGGCGGCACCTGGTACTTTGACAACCCGGTGGCCATGGCCGGCGCTAGAAACGACTTCCTGCGCGTATGGGGCGAGCGTCCTTTACAAGACAACTGGCGCCGCACCACCGCGCTGTCCATGAGCGGCGGCCAGCCAGCCGATGCAACCGTGCGCCCAGCTGTGGACAGCACCGCCTTGGCGACGGCAAACGCCCAAAAGCAGGAAGCCTATTTGCAGGCCATCCCGGTCACCGTGGAGCAACGCCAGGCCTCTGACAAGAAGGTGGAAGAGGCGCTGTTCACCTTGGCCAATATCTATCAGCAGCGCTTGCGCGAGCCGGAGCAAGCTACCAAAACGTTCCAGCAGTTACTGCAACGCTTCCCTAACTCAGTGCATGCCTCTGAGGCCTATTATGGTCTTTACCTGATTGCGCAGGCCCAGAAGCAACCCGAACAGGCCGCCCAGTTTGCCAAAGCCTTAAAAGACCGCTTCCCTAACTCCAAGTACAGCCGCCTCATTGACCAACCAGACTTCCTGAATCAGTTCACTGCCGAGAATGCCGCGGCGCATGCCTTGTATGATTCGGCGTACCAGCTGTATGATGAGGAAAAGTATGCGCTGGCTTCTGCTGTTTTAGGCGAGATTTCGCAAAAATACCCCGGAAATGACATTCCTGACCAGGTCACGTTTTTACAGGCTTTGATTACGGGCCGCACCCAGTCACCCGCGGCGTTCAAGTCGGCGTTGGAGGCTTTCCAGCAGCAATACCCAGACAGTCCCTTACAACCAAGAGCCAAGGATTTGCTGAGTCTGCACCAGCGCCTGGAAAGCGGAGAACTAAACAAAAAACCAGACCCTGTTCCAGTGGCACCGCCGGTGGTTGAAGCTCCCAGCTACAAGGTAAATATAGCCGCACCGCATGCCTTTGTCGTTTCTTACCCCAACGACAGCCTGGCGGCGCAAAAAATGATGGCTGCTTTTCAGCAATACAACACGCGATACCACGCCAAAAAGAACCTGACTATCCAAGTCATCCCGCTTACAGACAGCACTAGGCTTCTTGTGGTGCAGCCGTTTGCCGACTACAAAACCACCGATCAATTCTCCAGGTTGCAGAAAGCCCGTAACTCTCCCTTGGTTACCGTAAAAGGCCCGAAATTTGCTACCTTTGTCATATCTGCAGAGAACCTGCTGTTGCTGCAACAGCTCAAGGACTTGCCTGCGTATTTAGCCTTCTTTGAAAAAAATTACCAATAG
- the atpH gene encoding ATP synthase F1 subunit delta, whose translation MSDVRVASRYAKSLLELANERGQLEQVYADMLLFTKAVAETRDLHLVLQNPIVKHDKKLAILTSIFSGKVTELTLAFFKILTQKNREKILETVATEFVTQYNEVKGIQIATVTTAVPLTDELRATFQNMVRERSGKTVDLKEVVNPAVVGGYVLRVGDEQIDNTVRAKVQKLKNKFKENPYITKL comes from the coding sequence ATGTCAGACGTTAGAGTTGCCTCCAGATACGCCAAGTCGCTGTTGGAGCTAGCCAATGAGAGAGGCCAGCTAGAGCAGGTGTACGCAGACATGCTTTTATTTACAAAAGCTGTTGCCGAGACCCGCGACTTGCACCTGGTGTTGCAAAACCCCATAGTAAAACACGATAAGAAACTTGCCATCCTTACCTCTATTTTCTCAGGGAAGGTAACCGAGTTGACCCTTGCCTTCTTCAAGATTCTTACTCAAAAGAACCGCGAGAAGATTTTAGAAACGGTGGCCACAGAGTTTGTGACCCAGTACAATGAAGTCAAAGGCATTCAAATAGCAACGGTGACCACTGCCGTGCCATTAACTGATGAGCTGCGCGCTACTTTCCAGAACATGGTGAGAGAGCGCTCTGGCAAGACAGTAGACTTGAAAGAAGTGGTGAACCCAGCCGTTGTAGGCGGGTACGTATTGCGCGTTGGTGATGAGCAGATTGATAACACAGTCCGCGCCAAGGTGCAGAAGTTGAAAAATAAGTTTAAAGAAAATCCATACATTACTAAACTATAA
- the atpB gene encoding F0F1 ATP synthase subunit A — MKKIFVFLLSILTFSAQAAESTEGGEFKPGDMIMHHIGDDYTWHFADGLVLPLPVIVKGENGWDVFSSANFYNANHELQPYKGYVMEHGHIYYADANGHPRTELVNGEEKHVGPFDLSITKNVASMLLSVLLLFLVFMSIAGAYKKNRGRAPRGLQSFFEPIIIFVRDEIAKTNIGPKYERYMPYLLTVFFFIWFNNLLGLLPGGANLTGNITVTLILAVFTLLITVFSGNKSYWGHIFNTPGVPWWLKWGIPIMPLVEVIGIFTKPFSLMVRLFANITAGHIIILSLFSLIFIFKSVAIGPVSVAFATFMNFLELFVALLQAYIFTLLSAMYFGGAVEEHDGHDDMGHGDAPYVVDAHH, encoded by the coding sequence ATGAAGAAGATATTCGTTTTTCTGCTTTCTATTCTTACTTTTTCAGCCCAGGCGGCAGAATCTACTGAGGGTGGAGAATTCAAGCCCGGCGACATGATTATGCACCACATTGGTGATGATTATACATGGCATTTCGCTGATGGTCTGGTGCTTCCCTTGCCAGTAATTGTAAAAGGTGAAAACGGATGGGATGTGTTCTCATCTGCTAACTTCTATAATGCCAACCATGAGTTGCAGCCTTACAAAGGCTATGTGATGGAGCATGGTCACATCTATTACGCAGACGCCAACGGTCATCCAAGAACTGAATTGGTGAACGGCGAGGAGAAGCACGTGGGTCCTTTTGACCTGTCTATCACTAAGAACGTTGCTTCTATGCTGTTAAGTGTGTTGCTGCTGTTTTTAGTGTTCATGTCTATTGCAGGCGCTTACAAAAAGAATAGAGGCAGAGCGCCAAGAGGTCTTCAGTCTTTCTTTGAGCCCATCATTATCTTTGTAAGAGACGAGATAGCAAAAACCAACATCGGGCCTAAGTATGAGCGCTACATGCCATATTTATTGACTGTATTCTTCTTTATCTGGTTTAACAACCTATTGGGTCTTTTGCCAGGTGGTGCCAACTTAACTGGTAACATCACGGTGACGTTGATCTTGGCTGTATTCACGTTGTTGATCACGGTGTTCAGTGGTAACAAATCCTACTGGGGTCACATCTTCAACACGCCGGGCGTTCCGTGGTGGTTGAAGTGGGGTATTCCCATCATGCCATTAGTAGAGGTGATTGGTATCTTTACCAAGCCGTTCTCTTTGATGGTCCGACTTTTTGCCAACATCACGGCGGGTCACATCATTATCCTTTCCTTGTTTAGCTTGATCTTCATCTTCAAGTCTGTGGCCATTGGTCCGGTGAGTGTTGCTTTTGCCACGTTCATGAACTTTTTGGAGCTGTTTGTGGCTTTACTGCAAGCGTACATTTTCACCCTGCTGTCTGCCATGTACTTTGGTGGTGCGGTAGAAGAACATGACGGCCATGATGACATGGGCCACGGCGATGCTCCTTACGTAGTGGACGCACACCATTAA
- the pafA gene encoding alkaline phosphatase PafA, which translates to MERRFFNFPLVLLFLLLSFSAEAQKRNRSRKNLPAQPKLVVGIVVDQMRYDYLYRYWSKYSNDGFKRLLREGFNFKNNHYNYVPTYTGPGHASIYTGTTPAMHGIVGNDWYNRTTGKNIYCAEDKTVQSVGSTSAAGQMSPVNMISTTITDELKLATNQKSKVIGLSLKDRGSILPAGHAANAAYWFDGTNGNMITSTYYMQELPTWVQAFNNRKLADQYLSQPWTTLLPIEQYTESTADDQLFEGLFTGEKKPVFPHNLPELRGKNFDLLRAVPFGNTYTKDFAIEAIKAENLGKGQVTDFLAMSFSSPDYIGHQYGPNSIEVEDNYLRLDKDLADFLKFLDGHLGKENVLIFLTADHGAAHNPNYLKSLRIPAGTTGGAVMTDSLKKHLNQKFGAAEWVSSFFNQQVYLNHAVIESKKVDLIAIQEETARFMQRFPGVLRCITSDALMKSHWESGVGMLVENGYMPYRSGDVMVMLQPGWYEGYGRGEPKGTTHGSPWAYDTHVPLLWYGWQIPAGESSQRSQITDIAPSLANWLNIQEPNGTTGKALQQYMQK; encoded by the coding sequence ATGGAAAGAAGATTTTTCAACTTCCCCCTGGTTCTTCTCTTCTTGCTGTTGTCTTTCTCTGCGGAGGCGCAGAAGAGAAACCGTTCTCGCAAAAATCTACCAGCCCAGCCTAAACTGGTAGTGGGGATTGTGGTGGACCAGATGCGCTATGACTACCTGTACCGCTATTGGAGCAAATACTCTAATGACGGCTTCAAACGGCTGTTGCGCGAAGGCTTCAATTTCAAAAACAACCATTACAACTACGTGCCCACGTACACGGGACCGGGCCACGCGTCTATCTACACAGGCACCACGCCCGCTATGCACGGCATTGTAGGCAATGATTGGTACAACAGAACTACGGGTAAGAACATCTACTGCGCCGAGGATAAGACGGTACAGTCAGTAGGCTCTACTTCCGCCGCCGGGCAGATGTCGCCGGTGAACATGATTTCTACCACCATCACGGACGAGCTAAAACTGGCCACTAACCAGAAGAGCAAAGTGATTGGCTTGAGCCTGAAGGACCGTGGGTCCATTCTGCCGGCCGGACATGCCGCCAACGCTGCTTATTGGTTTGACGGCACTAACGGCAACATGATCACCAGCACCTATTACATGCAGGAATTGCCAACCTGGGTGCAGGCCTTCAACAACCGCAAGTTAGCTGACCAATACCTAAGCCAGCCGTGGACGACGTTGTTGCCTATAGAACAATACACCGAAAGTACCGCTGATGACCAGCTGTTTGAAGGATTGTTCACCGGTGAGAAGAAACCGGTTTTCCCGCATAATTTACCAGAACTGCGCGGCAAGAATTTTGATTTGCTGCGGGCGGTGCCCTTCGGGAATACTTACACCAAGGACTTCGCCATTGAGGCCATTAAAGCTGAAAATCTAGGGAAAGGACAAGTAACAGATTTTCTGGCTATGAGCTTCTCTTCGCCAGATTACATTGGTCACCAATACGGTCCAAATTCCATTGAGGTAGAAGACAACTATTTGCGTTTGGACAAGGACTTAGCTGATTTCCTCAAGTTCCTGGACGGTCACCTAGGCAAGGAGAATGTGCTCATCTTCTTAACGGCAGACCATGGCGCGGCCCACAACCCTAATTATCTGAAGAGCCTGCGTATTCCGGCGGGTACCACGGGCGGCGCTGTGATGACAGACTCTCTTAAGAAGCATTTGAATCAGAAATTTGGCGCGGCAGAATGGGTGTCCAGCTTCTTTAACCAGCAAGTGTACCTGAACCACGCGGTCATTGAGAGCAAGAAAGTAGACTTAATAGCCATTCAGGAAGAAACTGCAAGATTTATGCAGCGTTTCCCGGGTGTTTTACGTTGTATCACCTCTGATGCCCTCATGAAGTCTCATTGGGAGAGCGGCGTAGGCATGCTGGTAGAGAACGGCTATATGCCTTACCGCTCAGGTGATGTGATGGTGATGCTGCAGCCCGGCTGGTATGAAGGCTACGGACGCGGCGAACCGAAAGGCACCACCCACGGAAGTCCCTGGGCCTATGACACCCATGTGCCGCTGCTGTGGTACGGCTGGCAGATACCGGCGGGTGAGAGTTCCCAGAGAAGCCAAATCACAGACATTGCCCCAAGCCTGGCCAACTGGCTGAACATTCAAGAGCCCAACGGCACCACCGGAAAAGCCTTACAGCAATACATGCAGAAATAA
- the atpE gene encoding ATP synthase F0 subunit C codes for MLALLLQALSEGAGFAIMGAGIGAGLVALGAGLGIGRIGGSAMESIARQPEAGGKIQTAMIIASALIEGVALFGVVVCLLISFIK; via the coding sequence ATGTTAGCATTATTGCTTCAAGCTTTGTCAGAAGGCGCAGGTTTTGCGATTATGGGTGCCGGTATCGGTGCTGGTTTAGTTGCTCTTGGCGCTGGTCTTGGTATCGGTAGAATCGGTGGTTCAGCCATGGAGTCTATTGCAAGACAACCTGAGGCCGGTGGTAAGATCCAGACTGCAATGATTATTGCTTCTGCTCTTATTGAAGGTGTTGCCCTTTTCGGGGTGGTTGTTTGCCTTCTGATCTCTTTCATCAAGTAA